From Paenibacillus physcomitrellae, the proteins below share one genomic window:
- a CDS encoding polysaccharide deacetylase family protein → MKTSELLGFNPVDRLLLINADDFGMCQATNAGIASLIRSGMPVSTSIMMNCPWALDASRLGRQLSHSDVGVHLTMTSEWETYKWEPLNDVCRSASLRTEDGFFPADCQTFESQADPEEVKAEIDAQITKALAWGIAPTHLDNHMGSLFGLATGRHFVQILIEAAAKYGLPLRLPRSAGSFTDPALAELAESSVKFADHHGVLIPDDLLNWPYAPETASYAEAKNRLFVAFEQMSAGISELIMHPSAVNDELKAITPHWRWRGIEMGLLTDPDTWDKIKQEGIRVVRWSDLQAVQRRLA, encoded by the coding sequence ATGAAAACCTCTGAGCTGTTAGGCTTTAATCCAGTCGACCGTTTGTTATTGATCAACGCCGACGATTTCGGCATGTGTCAGGCCACAAATGCCGGGATTGCCAGTCTGATACGAAGCGGCATGCCGGTTTCGACCAGCATTATGATGAACTGCCCGTGGGCGCTTGACGCTTCCAGACTGGGCAGACAGCTTTCCCACAGCGATGTAGGCGTTCATTTAACCATGACTAGTGAATGGGAGACCTACAAATGGGAACCGCTCAACGATGTCTGCCGGTCTGCGTCCCTCCGCACTGAAGACGGGTTCTTCCCGGCTGACTGCCAAACCTTTGAATCCCAAGCCGACCCGGAAGAGGTAAAAGCCGAAATCGACGCCCAAATAACAAAAGCATTGGCATGGGGCATCGCCCCTACCCATTTGGATAACCATATGGGCAGTCTGTTTGGTCTGGCTACTGGCCGCCATTTTGTCCAAATCCTGATAGAGGCCGCGGCGAAATACGGACTTCCGCTTCGTCTGCCCAGATCCGCCGGATCATTCACTGACCCGGCTTTGGCCGAGCTGGCCGAAAGCAGCGTCAAATTTGCCGATCATCACGGCGTGCTGATTCCGGACGATCTGCTCAATTGGCCTTATGCTCCGGAAACAGCCTCTTATGCGGAAGCCAAGAACAGGCTGTTCGTTGCGTTCGAGCAAATGTCTGCCGGCATCTCCGAGCTGATCATGCACCCTTCCGCTGTTAACGACGAGCTTAAAGCGATTACGCCGCATTGGCGCTGGCGCGGTATCGAGATGGGGCTATTAACGGACCCCGATACCTGGGACAAAATCAAACAGGAAGGCATCCGGGTGGTCCGCTGGTCTGATTTACAGGCTGTCCAGCGGAGGCTGGCCTAG
- a CDS encoding SDR family NAD(P)-dependent oxidoreductase, producing MRTEQKSLQSGFRPETTAQEVIQGHDLRGKVAIVTGGHGGIGLETTRALASAGATVIVGARDIKKAQEALASLEQVEIIRLDLADPSSIDEFADVFLQSGRALDLLILNAGVAFPPAIRDERGFDVHFAVNYLGHFQLTARLWNSLKRSGNARVIALSSIGHLSGPLDLDDLHFTKRPYDKGASYGASKTACSLFAAELDQCGQAHGIRAFSLHPGAILSGLARYMSDEELAAAGAKRNEDGTYTSSGGFKTAQQGAATTVWCAVSPLLEGKGGVYCEDCDIAELLSEDSPLQHGVRPWAVDPETARKLWSISEELLQIPHGTFN from the coding sequence ATGAGAACCGAACAGAAATCTCTGCAATCGGGCTTTCGCCCCGAAACAACCGCTCAGGAAGTGATCCAAGGACATGATCTGCGTGGAAAAGTAGCTATCGTCACCGGCGGACATGGCGGCATCGGACTGGAAACAACCCGAGCGCTCGCCTCGGCTGGAGCGACCGTTATTGTAGGTGCTCGAGACATCAAGAAGGCCCAAGAGGCTCTTGCTTCCCTGGAACAGGTAGAAATCATCCGTCTCGATCTGGCCGATCCTTCCTCCATTGATGAGTTTGCCGATGTATTTCTGCAGTCGGGCCGGGCCCTCGATCTACTGATTCTGAATGCCGGCGTTGCTTTCCCTCCGGCGATTCGGGATGAACGCGGTTTTGATGTTCATTTTGCCGTCAATTATCTGGGTCATTTTCAACTGACAGCACGCCTCTGGAATTCGCTTAAACGTTCGGGTAATGCCCGCGTCATCGCCCTCTCTTCAATCGGTCATCTCTCCGGGCCGCTGGATCTGGACGATCTCCATTTCACCAAGAGACCTTATGATAAAGGAGCTTCCTACGGCGCATCCAAAACAGCCTGCTCGTTATTTGCTGCCGAGCTGGATCAGTGCGGCCAGGCACATGGCATCCGCGCGTTCTCGCTGCATCCCGGCGCCATTCTCAGCGGCCTTGCCCGTTACATGAGCGATGAGGAGCTGGCGGCTGCCGGCGCGAAACGAAATGAAGATGGCACCTATACCTCTTCAGGAGGTTTCAAGACGGCCCAGCAGGGTGCGGCTACAACCGTATGGTGTGCGGTTAGTCCGCTGCTGGAAGGAAAAGGCGGCGTCTATTGTGAGGACTGCGATATTGCTGAGCTGCTGTCGGAAGACAGCCCGCTGCAGCATGGCGTCCGACCTTGGGCCGTTGATCCTGAGACAGCCCGGAAGCTGTGGAGCATCAGCGAGGAGTTGCTTCAAATTCCGCACGGGACTTTTAATTGA
- a CDS encoding TetR/AcrR family transcriptional regulator, giving the protein MDENKKQHIVGVALEVFFKYGYKRVSMNDIAEAAGISRAGLYLYFKRKEDIFNAAIVYHGDILIEEIKRGLPALDTAEDKMMFAFEVWSVRNFDASLHSPEYQEITDSSYQFAREALDTSYDKLAVLLAALLKEREVQADVGIPAERVGHLLTGALRGFKTVAKSSEELRHMLRDLLQIVSSTSKQE; this is encoded by the coding sequence ATGGATGAGAACAAGAAACAACACATTGTTGGAGTTGCATTAGAGGTCTTTTTCAAATACGGGTACAAGCGGGTGTCCATGAATGATATAGCGGAGGCGGCCGGCATTTCCCGTGCAGGGCTTTATTTGTACTTTAAGAGAAAGGAAGATATATTTAACGCTGCTATTGTCTATCACGGGGATATTCTCATTGAAGAGATTAAGAGAGGGCTGCCGGCGCTGGACACGGCCGAGGACAAAATGATGTTTGCCTTTGAGGTATGGTCGGTCCGCAATTTTGACGCCTCGCTGCATTCGCCGGAATATCAGGAAATCACAGACAGCTCCTACCAATTCGCAAGGGAGGCGCTGGACACAAGTTATGATAAATTGGCCGTCTTGCTGGCTGCTTTGCTGAAGGAGCGCGAGGTACAGGCTGATGTGGGGATTCCTGCAGAGAGAGTAGGGCATCTGTTAACAGGGGCTTTGCGCGGATTTAAAACGGTGGCCAAAAGCTCGGAGGAGCTTCGCCATATGCTCCGAGATTTGCTGCAAATCGTCTCTTCTACTTCCAAACAGGAATGA
- a CDS encoding LysR family transcriptional regulator codes for MTNNYELYKVFYWAAKTGSLTQAAKALFLTQPSVSHAIKQLEDSFGIPLFHRNAKGVVLTQEGSMLYSYIEQSQILISLAEEKMAALKNLESGELRIGGSDSLFKHYLLPYLENFHRMYPNVKLHLNHGTTPEIISVLKEGKIDFGVVRMPIVDPQLEVKESFQLNDCFVAGEQYAELKDKVLSIDELLQYPIILFSRNSRVRMAITELFERYGYSIKPEIEVGSVDLLIEFARRGLGISYVTREFIAKELAEGSLFEVKLDVEMPPSQVGIMIKQSLPLSNAAAKFIELIS; via the coding sequence ATGACTAACAATTATGAGTTATACAAAGTGTTCTATTGGGCTGCCAAGACAGGCAGTCTTACGCAAGCGGCCAAAGCGCTATTTCTGACCCAGCCGAGCGTCAGTCATGCCATCAAACAGCTGGAGGACAGCTTCGGAATCCCCTTGTTCCACCGGAATGCCAAAGGTGTTGTCCTCACTCAGGAGGGCTCCATGCTTTACTCCTATATCGAGCAGTCTCAAATCCTGATTTCACTCGCGGAAGAGAAAATGGCCGCTCTGAAAAATCTGGAAAGCGGAGAGCTGCGGATCGGCGGCAGCGACTCGCTGTTCAAACATTATTTGCTGCCATACCTGGAGAACTTTCACCGCATGTACCCGAATGTGAAGCTGCATTTAAACCATGGCACCACCCCGGAGATCATTTCGGTGCTGAAGGAAGGCAAAATTGATTTCGGCGTCGTGCGGATGCCGATTGTTGATCCGCAGCTTGAGGTCAAAGAAAGCTTCCAGCTGAACGATTGTTTTGTCGCAGGGGAGCAATATGCCGAGCTGAAGGACAAAGTACTCAGCATTGATGAGCTGCTGCAGTACCCGATTATCCTGTTCTCTCGCAACAGCCGAGTGCGGATGGCGATCACTGAATTGTTTGAACGGTACGGCTACAGCATCAAACCGGAGATTGAGGTCGGCAGCGTTGATCTGCTGATTGAATTTGCCCGCAGAGGGCTGGGCATTTCTTATGTCACCCGGGAGTTCATCGCCAAAGAGCTGGCGGAAGGCTCGCTGTTCGAGGTGAAGCTTGACGTGGAGATGCCACCTTCCCAGGTCGGCATTATGATTAAACAAAGCCTCCCGCTTTCCAATGCGGCGGCCAAATTTATTGAACTGATCTCTTGA
- the zwf gene encoding glucose-6-phosphate dehydrogenase, whose translation MEPVTLVLFGATGDLAKRKIYPALYNLYLDHKLPRTFSLVGLGRREWSDVKFRQQVEQSLREFSRSGVKEGADLEAFLQAFRYSVLNIDRTEDYSKLLSLVEEREQVLQLPPNRLFYLSVGPEYFETIAANIHQSGLGSAKGWKRLVIEKPFGHDLLSARELNQYLSHFFKEEEIYRIDHYLGKPMVQGLEALWQANPAIQGLLKKQYISNVQITASETVGVEERAGYYDHVGALRDMVQNHMLQLLMMTATQLSGKSTPDQVSLKKKLVMEALDPLRKQDVSQQVVRGQYVAGSQQGLPVPGYKAEPGIPADSTNETFVAVRMLINDFFWRGVPFYIRTGKRMGEKATRIVIEFKEPLAQPAGEQNDKAKPNLLIIELGPKERITLQLNMMDLAHKGELKPVEVELLAGQTGLPEAYENLIHDALNGDSTYFAHWDEVELSWKWVQPILEAFEENLIPLHEYPAGSSGPRQAHELLAQDGNHWWLDVEEPERSEEKPVQIREYAQSVNQ comes from the coding sequence ATGGAACCTGTAACCCTTGTTTTATTTGGAGCAACCGGCGATCTCGCCAAAAGAAAAATTTATCCGGCCCTTTATAATTTATATCTTGATCATAAGCTGCCGCGTACCTTCTCCCTGGTAGGTCTGGGAAGAAGAGAATGGAGTGATGTTAAATTCCGCCAGCAGGTCGAGCAATCGCTGCGTGAATTCTCCAGAAGCGGGGTCAAGGAAGGCGCAGACCTGGAGGCTTTTCTGCAGGCATTCCGCTACAGCGTCCTGAACATTGACCGCACGGAGGATTATTCGAAGCTGCTGTCGCTGGTGGAAGAGCGGGAACAGGTTTTGCAGCTGCCGCCTAATCGTTTGTTCTACCTGTCGGTAGGCCCAGAATATTTTGAAACGATCGCCGCCAATATTCATCAGAGCGGACTTGGTTCCGCGAAAGGCTGGAAACGGCTGGTTATTGAGAAACCGTTTGGGCACGATCTGCTCTCGGCAAGAGAGCTGAATCAATATTTAAGCCATTTCTTTAAAGAAGAGGAAATCTATCGCATTGACCATTATCTCGGCAAACCGATGGTTCAAGGGCTTGAAGCTTTGTGGCAGGCCAATCCGGCTATTCAGGGGCTGCTCAAGAAGCAATACATCTCCAATGTGCAGATTACGGCAAGCGAAACCGTTGGCGTAGAGGAAAGAGCCGGGTACTACGACCACGTGGGTGCTTTGCGGGATATGGTCCAAAACCATATGCTCCAGCTGCTCATGATGACTGCCACCCAACTGTCTGGAAAAAGCACGCCGGATCAAGTCAGCCTGAAGAAGAAGCTGGTCATGGAAGCACTTGATCCGCTCCGCAAGCAGGACGTAAGCCAGCAGGTGGTCCGCGGTCAATACGTGGCCGGCAGCCAGCAGGGACTTCCGGTTCCCGGCTACAAAGCCGAGCCCGGTATTCCGGCGGATTCCACCAACGAAACGTTTGTGGCTGTCCGGATGCTGATCAATGATTTCTTCTGGCGCGGGGTGCCGTTCTATATCCGCACCGGCAAACGTATGGGAGAGAAAGCGACCCGGATTGTCATTGAATTCAAGGAGCCGCTGGCCCAGCCGGCAGGCGAACAGAACGATAAGGCCAAACCTAATCTGCTGATCATTGAACTGGGACCGAAAGAGCGGATTACACTGCAGCTTAATATGATGGATCTTGCCCATAAAGGAGAGCTAAAGCCGGTAGAAGTGGAGCTTTTGGCCGGTCAAACCGGTCTTCCGGAAGCTTATGAGAACCTGATTCATGATGCACTGAATGGGGATTCCACTTATTTTGCGCATTGGGATGAGGTGGAGCTGTCCTGGAAATGGGTACAGCCTATTCTGGAGGCCTTCGAAGAGAACCTGATTCCGCTTCATGAATATCCAGCTGGTTCCAGCGGACCTCGCCAGGCTCACGAGCTGCTGGCCCAGGACGGCAACCACTGGTGGCTGGACGTGGAAGAGCCGGAACGCTCCGAAGAGAAACCTGTTCAAATCCGAGAATACGCTCAAAGCGTCAATCAATAA
- the gndA gene encoding NADP-dependent phosphogluconate dehydrogenase, with amino-acid sequence MSKQQIGVVGLAVMGKNLALNIESKGFSVALYNRSPEKTKELLAEAPGKNFVGTYSIEEFVQSLETPRKILIMVKAGAPTDDTINQLVPFLSKGDILIDGGNAHFPDTQRRNEDLEAQGIRFIGAGVSGGEEGALKGPAIMPGGQRDAYELVEPILTAISAKVNGDPCSTYIGEGGAGHYVKMVHNGIEYGDMQLIGEAYQLLRDVLNVSTDELHSIFSEWNNGELDSYLIEITADIFSKQDPDTGKPMVDVILDSAGQKGTGKWTSESALDLGVPLSIITESVFARFISAMKEERVAASKKLNGPAAKAYEGDRAEFIEAVRKALYASKIASYAQGFAQMKAASEHFGWSLNYGNIAMIFRGGCIIRARFLQNIKDAYDRDPALNNLFLDEYFGGVIESYQEAWRKVIAVAVTRGIPVPAFSSALAYYDSYRTERLPANLLQAQRDYFGAHTFQRVDQPGSFHFQWMQNNE; translated from the coding sequence GTGAGCAAACAGCAAATTGGAGTCGTTGGCCTGGCCGTTATGGGCAAAAATTTGGCCTTGAATATTGAAAGCAAAGGCTTTTCAGTAGCCTTGTATAATCGTTCCCCGGAGAAAACGAAAGAACTGCTGGCGGAAGCGCCGGGCAAAAACTTCGTCGGTACCTACAGCATTGAAGAATTTGTGCAGTCCCTGGAGACACCGCGCAAAATCCTGATCATGGTCAAAGCGGGAGCGCCAACAGACGATACAATTAATCAACTGGTTCCATTTTTGAGCAAAGGCGACATCCTGATCGACGGAGGCAATGCGCATTTCCCGGATACACAGCGAAGAAATGAGGACCTGGAAGCTCAAGGCATCCGTTTCATCGGAGCAGGTGTATCCGGCGGTGAAGAAGGAGCGCTGAAAGGTCCGGCTATCATGCCTGGCGGCCAGCGTGATGCGTATGAGCTGGTAGAGCCAATCCTGACGGCCATTTCCGCCAAAGTTAATGGTGATCCTTGCTCGACTTATATTGGAGAGGGCGGAGCCGGACATTATGTGAAGATGGTGCATAACGGCATCGAATACGGCGACATGCAGCTGATCGGCGAAGCCTATCAGCTCTTGAGAGATGTGCTGAACGTAAGCACCGACGAACTGCACAGCATTTTCAGCGAATGGAACAACGGCGAGCTAGACAGCTATCTGATCGAGATTACGGCTGATATTTTCTCCAAACAAGATCCGGATACCGGCAAACCAATGGTTGATGTAATCCTGGATTCCGCCGGCCAGAAAGGAACGGGAAAATGGACCAGCGAAAGCGCTCTGGATCTCGGCGTTCCGCTCTCCATTATTACGGAATCCGTCTTCGCCCGCTTTATTTCGGCCATGAAAGAGGAACGTGTGGCAGCCAGCAAGAAGCTGAACGGTCCGGCAGCGAAGGCGTATGAAGGTGATCGCGCAGAATTTATCGAAGCGGTGCGCAAAGCCCTTTATGCAAGTAAAATTGCCTCCTACGCGCAAGGTTTTGCTCAGATGAAAGCCGCTTCCGAGCATTTCGGCTGGAGCTTGAATTACGGCAACATTGCGATGATTTTCCGCGGCGGCTGTATCATCCGTGCCCGTTTCCTGCAGAATATCAAAGACGCTTATGACCGTGATCCGGCGCTGAACAACCTGTTCCTGGATGAATATTTCGGCGGCGTGATCGAGAGTTATCAAGAGGCATGGCGTAAAGTTATTGCAGTTGCGGTAACCCGGGGCATTCCGGTTCCGGCCTTCTCTTCTGCGCTGGCTTATTATGACAGCTACCGCACGGAGCGGCTGCCGGCCAACCTGCTGCAGGCGCAAAGAGACTACTTCGGCGCTCATACGTTTCAACGTGTAGATCAGCCGGGCAGCTTCCATTTCCAATGGATGCAAAATAACGAATAA